One genomic region from uncultured Cohaesibacter sp. encodes:
- a CDS encoding bile acid:sodium symporter family protein produces the protein MNTPLIPIGLALIMMTVGLSVRLSDFKALPRQWNAVAAGLLAQLVFLPLIALCVALVTRLDTIYAIGLIILASAPGGISSNLLTVLARGKTALSISLTILTNLVAFITIPTVLSIAFIVFSGSGVDGPSSSELYALPFGETALKVLAISALPLAIGMAICRFLPNFANRIEKPAKFVASAIFAAIVVNSFYSEWNSIMAHWNTVGPAVILLNLAAIGSALLFSRLFGLSAKQALTIAIECGLQNVALALVIAQFMGNGRFMVPSSIYALVMNVSVLILIAVGNKLSESKSEAHSEQ, from the coding sequence GTGAATACACCTCTTATTCCAATCGGTCTGGCTCTCATCATGATGACGGTCGGCCTTTCGGTTCGCCTATCTGACTTCAAGGCGTTGCCGCGCCAATGGAATGCCGTCGCTGCAGGTCTACTTGCACAGCTGGTTTTCTTGCCTCTTATCGCACTGTGCGTTGCTCTCGTTACCCGCCTTGATACCATTTATGCCATCGGCCTCATCATTCTGGCGTCTGCACCGGGCGGGATTTCATCCAACCTGCTCACGGTTCTGGCTCGCGGTAAAACAGCGCTCTCCATTTCGCTGACGATCCTTACCAATCTGGTTGCTTTCATCACCATCCCGACGGTGCTTTCCATCGCCTTCATCGTCTTTAGCGGCTCCGGCGTGGATGGCCCGAGCAGCAGCGAACTTTATGCCCTGCCATTCGGCGAAACCGCTCTGAAGGTTCTGGCGATTTCTGCTTTGCCTCTGGCAATCGGCATGGCGATTTGCCGCTTTCTGCCAAACTTTGCCAACCGTATTGAAAAACCTGCCAAATTTGTTGCATCGGCAATCTTTGCAGCCATCGTTGTCAACTCCTTCTATAGCGAGTGGAACAGCATCATGGCCCACTGGAACACGGTTGGCCCTGCGGTCATTCTGCTCAATCTGGCAGCGATTGGCTCGGCGCTGTTGTTTAGCCGCCTGTTCGGGTTGAGCGCCAAGCAGGCCCTGACGATTGCCATTGAATGTGGTTTGCAGAATGTGGCCTTGGCTCTGGTGATCGCGCAGTTCATGGGCAACGGACGTTTCATGGTCCCCTCTTCCATTTATGCGCTGGTCATGAATGTCTCCGTGCTTATCCTCATTGCTGTCGGTAACAAGCTGTCCGAAAGCAAGAGCGAAGCGCACAGCGAGCAATGA